From the Nitrospinaceae bacterium genome, the window TTCTCAATAAAGTGAATTTTGCCCAAATTGCTGAGTCAATGGGCGCAATGGGAATCCGGGTCGAGAAGCCAGGGGAACTCAAGGGTGCCCTCCAGAAGGCCTTCGAGGCGGATCGTCCGGTCATTATCGATGTGGTTAGCGATATTGAGGCCATGGCCCCGCTGCCCTATGCGCCGTAGGCCGATATCTTAACAAAAGGGAAGTTGAGTTTTAAAAAAGGGGGTGGCGAAAGCTGCCCTTTTTTTTTGTGGAAACGCGTGGTTTGTGGAGACTTGCCCCCCTCCCTAAAATTTTTCATAAAAAATAATGAGATTATCGTACGCATTATGTGGCGCGGGCGAGTAGTAGGGGCTTACATTGAATTGAGAGGAGCCGCCGTCAAATTTACTGGGTTACCGCCTAGGGATTGCCCCGCCGAACAGCCAGTTGAGAGCTGCAACGGGCGAGATGCGCGGTCTCTGGGCGGTTTTGGAAAGAGGTTTTCCCAATATCTGTAATAATTAGAGGATGTCACGCCACCCGGTTTTGCCTCTCATCACCCTCCAATCAGAATGTCTTTGTTAAGAACTAAATCCCCCAAGAACTAAATCCCCCTGCAAGTTTTTTTATTTTTTTCTCTGATGCTCCAATAATTGAATTATCTATTTGTATAATTGTAAATATCTGAATTTTTCGCCTCTAAAACAGTTGGATATTTTTCTTGAATTCGGTTCAAATAGATTTATTACCGATATGAGGTGCCATACGCTAGATTTTGATGGAAATATCTTTACAACGGCTCGTGGCAAGTATCAGTCTCGAGAAGAATTTTTCATGTAGTGGAGTATCGAAATGGTGAAATTCGAACCGGACATAATTCAATAAACTAAGAGACGAAAAATGAACAACCTACAAAAAGATGCAGACCGGAGAGAGGGGGGCCTCAGCTCTGCAGATATGAAGGAAATTATTAGTAAACTTCAACGAAACTATTCTTTTTTTTCCGATTTGCTGGAAGACGAGGTTACTGAACTACTGGATATGAGCAAAAATGTTTCTTTTGAATCGGACAGCATTATCTTCAATGAAGGGGATATCGCGGACCGATTTTTTCTGGTGCTCACCGGCGAAATTGGTATCACAATTGGCAAAAAAGAGGTCGCGCGTGTGCGGAGAGGGCAGTTATTTGGAGAGATGGCGCTTCTTGAGCACATCCCCAGGACGGCGACCGCGACGGCATTGAAAAAATCTGCGCTATTCTCGTTTCCTGCCGAGATCATCAGCACTGTGCTTCCTGGGCTCGCCCTTAAGGTGGTAATTAGCATTGCGCGCCAGATGTCAGAAAAACTTCGGGAGACAAACTCTCACATATTAATATCCTGAGATTACCCCCTGATTTGTTCAACAGTTCTCGAAAAGGGAAGTGTATTTTAGAATTGAATTGGACATACAAGTATTTGAAAATATGTGTATTATTTTCTTTTTTGAGTCTCTATTTTGCTTACCCTTTCATGAAGCTATGTTGAGTTAAGGCTGATCGATGCATTTCATATGTGGGTGATGCCTATTTTTTTCAGGTGGAAAGAATTGCCGAATAATAACTTTAATTATAATGACTTTTATTTAAGTCGTTGACAAATAAAGGGTTTTGGAATACTTATTCTAGAGTTCTTAAATGGGCTGAGGCTTTTCAGCTTTGATTTATGATATTATTTTCATTGCCGTTGAGTGAAA encodes:
- a CDS encoding cyclic nucleotide-binding domain-containing protein; this encodes MNNLQKDADRREGGLSSADMKEIISKLQRNYSFFSDLLEDEVTELLDMSKNVSFESDSIIFNEGDIADRFFLVLTGEIGITIGKKEVARVRRGQLFGEMALLEHIPRTATATALKKSALFSFPAEIISTVLPGLALKVVISIARQMSEKLRETNSHILIS